The sequence CTGTATTGTGAGTTATGATTATTGCGAGTTTTTTCACTACAAAATTGTTTTATACCAATCAATTGTTTCTTTTATACCCCTTTCAATACCAAATTTTGGCGACCAGCCAAGATTTTTGTGTATTTTTGATATTCCGATTGAGCGTCTTCTAATATTGTCGATATCGCGTTCGGGAACATTTTCAACTGTTACGTTTTCAATATTTTTTGAAATAATTTCAACTAATTTTTTAACAGAAGTTTCAACAGTTGTTCCAATGTTAAAAATATCGCCGTAAGCTCTTGGGTGAACTGCTGCAAGAATTGTTGCATCAACTGCATCTGTAATAAAAGTGTAGTCACGAGTTTGTTCGCCGTCGCCAAATATTTTCAATGTTTCTCCCACGAGTGCATTATGAACAAATTTGCCAAGAACGCCAGCGTATAAGTTTCGCGGTGTTTGTCCGTATCCGTAAACATTTGAATATCTGACAACGGAAGCCGGAATATCGTAATTCCTGCAATACATAGATGTGTAGTTTTCCCCAAGCAGTTTTGTGGCAGCATAATTACTTAAAACATCTATTCGGTCGTTTTCATTTACAGGTAATTTAACTGAACTTCCGTATATTGAAGTAGAACCGGTATAAATAAATCGTTTTAAATCAGGCAAATTATTATGACGGATATATTCAAGCATATTTAAAGTGCTTTCTGCATTTATTCGCAAATGTATATTAGGTTCTAATCCTGATGATGAAATTTGCTTGCAGGCAAGATGAAAAATATAGTTTACATTTTTAAACAGCGGAAATAACTTTTCTTTATCGCAAACACTTATTTTATGAAATTCAATTTTATCGGCAACCTCCGAAAGCATTGCTTCTGAACTGTTAGACAAATCATCAACTACGATTACTTCGCAGTTATAATCATTTACAAGGGTTTTAACTAAATTATGACCTACAAAGCCGGCACCTCCGGTAACCAGAACTTTTTTATTTTTTATTTTTTCTTTATGGTTTATCATTTTTTTTGAGTAAGTTTTCAACAGGTTTAACAAATTCTTTTGTCATACCAAGTGCAGTATGCTTTTGAATTAATGGATTTGAGAGGTCAAATTTAACAAACTTATCTTTTTGATTTATTAAATCTGTAATTTTATTTTTCAACTCCGATAATTTCGTTTCAGGAAGTTCTTTTTGAGAATATGTTACGATATATTTATAATTAAGCTGTTTGAGAAATTTAGCCGGAAAAGAATCATTGTGCAAAAATGCAATAAATGGTTTACCCGATGCTATAAGCCCCATAAGTTTTGATGCGGCGTAATAGGGTTGCATTCCTCCGAAAAGTAAAATAATATCTGCGGACAATGTTAGTTCTACCGCTTTTTTATACGAAACACGTAAAGGATTTTCTGTCATATAGCTTTGCATACCGAATTTTTCAATCCACTTAAATGTCTGTTGTTTTGCAAGTCCCTCTCCCGCATAAGAAGTTCCGAAAAACCCTATTTCTAACGGCGTATCTTTTTCTATTTCAGATAATGATTTTAATAGGGGCTCTAAAACAAGGTAAGCATTGTTCCATACAGCACCGATATATCTAAAAATTACTTTATCAGAAATGCTCTTTTGAGCTTTTAAGTAAAAATCTGAGGGTTCTACACCATAAGGTATTGCGAGAAGCGGTTTATTTTCGATGTAATATCTTGATTCTAAATTATTATTTATTCCTTCGGAAACAGAATAAATAATGGCTGCTTCTAAAACTGCTTTTTTCTCAAATTTTCGAGCTATTTTTTGAGAAATTCTTTTTTTAAAATTTGCATCTTTCGGGATATCCCCCACAAACCAAGGGTCAATAAAATCAATCCCGTAAGGGATGCCTGTTTTTCGCTTTATGCGAGGAGCAATAAGCAGAATATACCAGGGCGGAACAGGGTAAAGTATAAAATCAGGCTTCTCTTTTTTAGCTGCTTTTTTTATTGCAGGCAAAAGGTAAGGTATCATTCGCAAGCCCAAATCTCCGATACCGAATTTTCTTGTCTTTTTTTGATTCAGCGCCTTTACAACTGTTAAATCAAAATCGTTTCCTGCAAGTTCGGTCATCCAGGCATCTTCTTTTTCTTCTCTGTATTTTGCTTCGGTAGTAAATACATGTGGATACCAGCCTAAACTTTTCAGATGCTTTACCATCAACCTTACTCGCTGCGAAGGCGGCAGTGCCGATGGCGGAAAATGTGGTGCTATGATGAATATTTTCTTCAATTTAATATTTTTTCTGTTAAGTAAGCCGGTATATAATGTATATTATTTTGCAGGGTATTAAGTTGCAAATTTACTTTAAAAGATTGTGAAATGTTCTCAATTTTGTTGAAAATAACCCGACTATTTTTGTATTTTACCCAAAAAAGTAGCGACGATTTCAGTATTTTTGTCCAATTTTTCAATGGTTTTTTATATAGACAAATGTTATACCTGACAAACTATCACTAATACTCACACAATTAAAAGATTTCAAACATTCCGGGTAAGGACAATCTGCTTCAAAAACAGCAAAATTGATATGATATTTTTTTATAAACTCTACTTGGGATTTTTCCAAATTTTCAAATTG comes from Bacteroidales bacterium and encodes:
- a CDS encoding NAD-dependent epimerase/dehydratase family protein, with translation MINHKEKIKNKKVLVTGGAGFVGHNLVKTLVNDYNCEVIVVDDLSNSSEAMLSEVADKIEFHKISVCDKEKLFPLFKNVNYIFHLACKQISSSGLEPNIHLRINAESTLNMLEYIRHNNLPDLKRFIYTGSTSIYGSSVKLPVNENDRIDVLSNYAATKLLGENYTSMYCRNYDIPASVVRYSNVYGYGQTPRNLYAGVLGKFVHNALVGETLKIFGDGEQTRDYTFITDAVDATILAAVHPRAYGDIFNIGTTVETSVKKLVEIISKNIENVTVENVPERDIDNIRRRSIGISKIHKNLGWSPKFGIERGIKETIDWYKTIL
- a CDS encoding glycosyltransferase, with protein sequence MKKIFIIAPHFPPSALPPSQRVRLMVKHLKSLGWYPHVFTTEAKYREEKEDAWMTELAGNDFDLTVVKALNQKKTRKFGIGDLGLRMIPYLLPAIKKAAKKEKPDFILYPVPPWYILLIAPRIKRKTGIPYGIDFIDPWFVGDIPKDANFKKRISQKIARKFEKKAVLEAAIIYSVSEGINNNLESRYYIENKPLLAIPYGVEPSDFYLKAQKSISDKVIFRYIGAVWNNAYLVLEPLLKSLSEIEKDTPLEIGFFGTSYAGEGLAKQQTFKWIEKFGMQSYMTENPLRVSYKKAVELTLSADIILLFGGMQPYYAASKLMGLIASGKPFIAFLHNDSFPAKFLKQLNYKYIVTYSQKELPETKLSELKNKITDLINQKDKFVKFDLSNPLIQKHTALGMTKEFVKPVENLLKKNDKP